The DNA window aaaaacacaaacaggaagagAAAACACTGAGCACTAGTAGGTTAAAAGGATCAGATGAAGAAAGGAATCAATAACAGATGAACAGCTCATCACAGAGTGTTGACTGATTGATTAAAAAGTGATTAGAGGCCACTTAATAATTACAGGAGAGTTATCCTTACATCACACTTAGGAtgatccacatttcaccagggaagacTGTGGACGAGAAAAAGGACAGTGATAAGAACTTCAGGTTCCTCTCAAGCCGTGTGAAGAAGAAGGATGAACAGGTGAGCCTACCAGGAGGTCCAGCAGTGGTCACCGTGGTGACTGTCACCGTGGTCACAGTTTGGTTCCCGCACACAGCATCAGTCCACTGCGTGCACTCAGATAGAGTGTCCCGATGTAAAGCTGGAGGACACATAGGAGGACAAATCAAGCAGTGACTGATTGCAAATAGGTAAGTCCAGCCCTTTTACTGAAAGTGTTCTTACCCGAGCAATCAGTACAGTCTTTGCACCCGATCCCTACAGTCTTGGAGCAGTTCTTCACTAGGAAGAAACctgagagacacacacatgagCTAAGAGACATGCGCAGGTGTGCACAGGTAGATCTGTTTGAGTCAAAGCTTCAGCTGCAGGAGAACACACATTAGGACTCCTTACCTCGTGCACAGGTGGGACAGCTCCCTGCAACCCCTTGTACAAAGGTCATCTTCACCAGCAGACATGCAATGCTCACCTGGGATAAGACACATAGACAGTTGGACAACAAAGTGTCAGGTAAGAAGGGCATAACTATAGCGCACCTGCCTGAGCTATACTGAAGCTATACCCTGAGTATACCTGAAGCTAAAGTCCTTTCTATTAGCCCAATCTGCTCTGTCCTGTAAGGTAACAAACACACCTGGACAGAAACCAGATTCAGCGATCCAACTTTAGACACATGTTCACCTAATCTTAATCTGTAAACAATCAGTTCAAACCCTGTTGCTAGGAGACAGAAACAAAGTTCAACAAATGTGGATTCCTGAGAATGAGGCTCCACCCCTCTGCACGTATCAGCAAAAAACGAGCCAGAACAAGCTGATCTGATCTGAGGAGTCACAAATACTCACAGACCATATCAGACCAGCGCAGAGCAAAAACCACAGACCAGGCACCTCCTGTCATGGACTTCCAGAGAGTGAAGAAGTCTGAACTGCATTAAACGTGTTTAAATCTGCAGTCAGTCGTAAAATCAGAGAAAAGTCTTCATCTCAGGACTCCTTTAACCCttcaccttcctcctcctctgactTCATGTATCTTCAGTGAGCTGGCACTCCTCTCTTAAAGCTGTACATGCTTGTCCTTGTGTGCGCTTTCTTCTGCTCTCAGACTTATTCAGGCTTCCTGCCATCGTCACCTGCCCAGCACTCACCTGCAGACCGTCCATGTTGTCGTCTCCTTGCTGTCACGGTGTGAAGTGATCGAATGAGTGACCCTGCACGCTATGACCTCTTTTATACTTTTGCGCTCCACTTTAAGATGAGGAACACTCCTGAGTCATCACATTACATCAGCAAAGTGGGAGGGGCAAAGAGTTCCTTGGAAGGACTGTTATTGTCTGGGCAGAGCTCTGGCACTAACAGATGCAGTGTGACTGTTTAACTGAAGCTTTATTGTCATAAAAGGTGTAAATTGTTGTCTCTGAGAGACCTTTAATGACAGGAAGGAGACAACATGGGCCAACTCTACCTGTGTCCAGCTGTCCAGGTGCTCCTAGCAGTGGGGACTAAAGGTGATGCTGACTGAAGAGAGTGTTTTGTTACACACTCAGGTAAATGTGCAAACCTGTCAGGAATAACTACTTTCACCTGTTCAGACTGAGATCACACAGAAATTCTTAGACTCCTTTTATATCAAAACAAACATGTTGGTCCAAGACTTCTGCAGGATGCCACAAACGGTAGAGCGCCAAGATGAGGTCACTTCCTGTGAAGTATGAGTGAGCCTATCACCATTACTGATGGATGGCTAGTTTGTGTTGGTCTGTTTCAAAAAGTGCTTAAAGAAGTATTTAGACTCTTAAAGTTGCTAAAAGTACTTTGTGGCGGTGAATGAGCCGACAACAGCACGTTTTTCATTGGCTGGCTTTCCACCTGCCCTGCTTCTGTAGCACACACACCACACCCTCTCCTCAGGTCGCAGCGACATCTTTATCAGGCGACACATGAATAGATAATGGGGCCACGCGTGCGAGTCCGCCTCCCTGACATCACACCCTACCCACTGCTCCACCCCtgccctgcagctgagccacacCGCGCCACACCTTACCCTGAATGAGCCAGCGCTCTTTCACAGAGTTAAAAGTATCAGCGAGTGACTTTGCCCTTTCAGTGGACATTTAGCCCACTGCAGTAAAGAGAAAGTTTTGTGTTGATGGATTTGTCATCATTAGTCAGATAAAAGCTGCGTCTTGTAAAGCAGCGAGGAGTCAGAATCACTGTGAACTCTACAGACGCGCTAAAGGTCACAGACACAGGCTCTGAGTGGACCCGAGGTCTGGTTTCCTGATGAGTGTACCTTACAGCAGCAGATGGTTTGGATCTGCTCACTGTGTCAGTGCAAACATCTGGATGTGATAAATATTTACACACAGTTTCCATGGTGTCTGTTTGCAGACGTGCTCTTTGTTTCatcacactgtgtgtgtttgtccggCTAGACCCCAGTGGAGCCTTCAGTGcaatcatatctatctaacaTCTATCATGTGAaaggagagtcctcttcacacgcTGAGGTTACTTATGGAGCTCTGCAGGGTTCAGTGgcaggaccaattctgtttacattatcaCATATGATGTGTTTCTGGTGGCTTCACACGTGAACGGtttgcagccgagtgtgaagcgctgggaatgagaatcagcagctccaaatctgaggccatggtcctcagctggaaaagaGTGGAGTGCCCAGTCCGGGCCGGGGACGAGTTCCTGTCCCAAGCGCGGGTGTTTAAGTATccgtcttgttcacgagtgacgggagactgacagacagattggtgctGCAGCTGGAGTGATGCAGATGCTCTACCTTAGAGATAGAAGTGAGGAGTTCGGGCGTCCAgcaggggctcagagtagagccgctgttCCTCCACATTggaaggagccagctgaggtggttcgggcatctgacaaggatgcctcctgggcgcctcctgggtgaggtgttctgggcatgtcccaccgggacgaggccccggggcagacccaggacacgctggagagattatatctctcggctggcctgggaacgccttggtgttcccccagataagctggaggaggtggctggggagagggaggtctgggcctctctgcttgggctgctgcccccgcgacccggccccggataagcagAA is part of the Maylandia zebra isolate NMK-2024a linkage group LG3, Mzebra_GT3a, whole genome shotgun sequence genome and encodes:
- the LOC112432076 gene encoding uncharacterized protein LOC112432076; this translates as MDGLQVSIACLLVKMTFVQGVAGSCPTCARGFFLVKNCSKTVGIGCKDCTDCSALHRDTLSECTQWTDAVCGNQTVTTVTVTTVTTAGPPVFPGEMWIILSVISVSVFLVLVLALVLSMLSQRYKQKKALYLP